From the genome of Pseudomonas migulae:
CCAACTACAACTTCGCCCAGCAGAGCTGCGATCAGGATGCCTCGTTCTGTTTCCTGGTCGAAGACATGGCCACCTTGCGCGAGCAAGCCGCCAAGTTTCAGGTCAGCGAAGACAGCTACTACATAAAGTGGGCTGAACCGAGCCGGCTGTTCCATGCGCAGTACCTCGACGAGCAGTTGCGCAAGGCTGCGCTGTTTCCGCAAACCAGCAGCGAAGTCGATCGTTTTGGCGACTACGAGCGCAACGGCGAGTCGATGCATGACCGGCTGTTCCTGTTGTCCTTCGACAGCGCCGCGAATGCCGCGCCGGACAACACGGCGTGGGTCACCGAGTACCTGCGAAAGGCCAACATGACGGGTACGTTCTTTGTCCTCGGCAAGGATGTTCAGGCGCGCCTGGGCGAGCGCTCAGTGGCGAGCCTGCAGGCCACTTACGCCGCGCAGTGCATCGGCGTGCAAGGCTGGGAGTTCCGCTCCCACAGCCACTGGCAGGACTGGCAGGACTCGGTGCGGCGCAGCGCCGAACTGGTCAGAAGCAAATTGCCGGAGAACTACGTGCCGCTGTTCCGTCCGCCCGATGGCCAGCGCCGTTCGGACGCGGAAGGCTTCTTCAGATCCCAGGGCTTGCAGGTGGCGTTGTGGGACATCGATGCCCAGGACGGCGCGGGCAAGCTCAAGGCCAATCAAAGTGCGCAGCGGGTGTTGACCCTGATGCTGTTGTGGCGGCACGGAGTGATCAACTTCAACATCAAGCAGGATGGCGTGAAAACGGCGATGCCTTGGCTCATTACGCAAACGGCGCCCAGCGGGATCGGTTGGGAGGACTGTCAGGACGGGTTTCGCTGAAACGGGAAAACCCCGTAAACATTGGGCGAGGGGTGATTTCAGGCAAGAATTCGATGCAGGCGGACTTCCGACTTTAACGGCACATTGCCTGCACGCCAAGGGCTATTCGTCACTCTGAAAAATAAACTTCAAAAAAGCGTCAAAGTGCTTTTTTCTGTCACAGGTTTTGGAGTATTACGAAGACAGACCGCCGAAACCTGCAACACAGGTGGCGTCTCCCAAGACCCATTTTGTGAGCAGTTCACTTGAATCATCACAGGTGAATTCGGCAGTCACTTCGAGGCGCAGCACCGCCAAGGTATTGCGTCGAATGGCTCCCACAAAGGTGACCGAGTATGGATGATCACGGACGTAGTTCTTCCTCCAACCAGCCAATCCTTTATGTACTCGATACCAACGTATTGATTCACGATCCAAACGCCCTTCTGAACTTCGAAGAACACCACGTCGCGATCCCGATGACCGTGCTTGAAGAGCTGGACAAGCTCAAGAGCGGGCATCACAGCGTGGCTGCGGAATGCCGTCAGGCGATTCGCCTGATCGACAAGACCCTGGGCGATGCCAGCCCTGAAGACGTTGAACTGGGTGTGCCGATCCAGCGTGGCAAAAGTGGGCCGAAGGGTTTGCTGTCAATTCTGATGAGCAAACGTGCCGAACCGAACATCATTCTTCCCGAACACCTGAACGACAACATCATCATCAACCAGTTGATCGACCTGCACGCGCGCGAGCCAAAGTTGCCCGTGGTGCTGGTCACCAAAGACATCAACATGCGCCTCAAGGCCCGTGCGTGCGGGATCGCGGCCGAGGACTACAGCACTGACCAACTGGTTGACGACGTATCGTTGCTGCCCAACGGTTACCACACCATGGACGGCTCCTTCTGGGACCGCGTGAAGGATGTCGAAACCCGTCAGGATCACGGTCGCACCTGGCATCAGGTGAAAATGATCGACAACCTGCCGGCGGTGCACATCAACGAGTTCATCATCGACGAACAGGGCTTTGTCGGCTGGATCAAGGAGATCGACGAAGACAAGCTGCTGATTCTCGACCTGCATCAGGAACCCCTGTTGCACCAGGAAGCCTGGGGCCTGAAACCGCGTGACATCTATCAGAGCCTGGCGCTGTACGCCTTGCTCGATCCGGATATCCACCTGGTCAACCTGACCGGGGCAGCGGGTTCCGGTAAAACCATCCTCGCACTGGCGGCGGCGATCGAGCAGACCATGGTCAGCAAGCGCTATCGCCGGATCATCGCGACGCGCAGCGTACAGGGGCTGGACCAGGAGATCGGCTTCCTGCCCGGCACCGAAGCGGAAAAAATGGAGCCTTGGCTGGGCGCCATCACCGACAACCTCGAAGCCTTGCACATGGATGACGAAAACACCCATGGCAGCGTCGATTACATCCTCAGCAAAGTGCCGTTGCAGTTCAAATCCCTCAACTACATCCGGGGCCGCAGCTTCCAGCAGAGCCTGATCCTGATCGATGAATGCCAGAACCTCACGCCGCACCAGATGAAAACCATCATCACCCGTGCTGGCGCCGGTTCCAAAGTGGTGTGCCTGGGCAACCTGGCGCAGATCGACACCCCTTACCTGTCCGCGACCAGCTCCGGGCTGACCTACCTGACTGAACGTTTCAAGGATTTTCCGAACGGCGTCCACATCACCCTGCAAGGGGTGCCGCGTTCGATTCTGGCCGAATACGCCGAATCGCATTTGTAATCGCCTCACCAAAACCGGGCGGCCTCAAAGCCGCCCGGTTTTTTTGTGCTTGTCGCAAAACCTTGTGGGAGCGTGGCTTGCCCGCGAAGACGGCGGCACATCCAATATCAATCCACCTGACACACCGCCTTCGCGGGCAAGCCTTGCTCCTACAAAGACATTGCAATCGTGCGTGCGGAAATTTGACCCACAGGTTTACAATCGAAGCTCTTGATCAGGAGTAACCCTGTGCTGACTCATCTCGATTCCCAAGGTCGCGCCAACATGGTCGACGTCACCGATAAAGCCGTGACGTTCCGTGAGGCGACGGCCCAGGCGCTGGTGCGCATGCTGCCCGAAACCCTGCAGATGATCGTCAGCGGCGGCCATCCCAAGGGTGATGTGTTCGCCGTGGCGCGCATCGCCGGCATTCAGGCGGCAAAGAAAACCAGCGACCTCATTCCTCTGTGCCACCCGCTGATGCTCACCGGTGTCAAAGTCGAGCTCAGCGCTGAAGGTGACGACACCGTGCGCATCGTCGCGCGCTGCAAGTTGTCCGGGCAGACCGGCGTGGAAATGGAAGCGCTGACCGCCGCGAGCGTTGCGGCGCTGACTATCTATGACATGTGCAAGGCCGTCGATCGCGGCATGACCATTGAAAGCGTGCGCCTGCTGGAGAAACTCGGCGGCAAGAGCGGCCATTTCCAGGCGGATCAGCCATGAACGTCACCGTGAAGTTTTTCGCTCGTTATCGAGAAGCACTGGGCGTCGACTCGGTGAAGGTTGAAGGTGACTTCGCCACGGTCGATGACGTTCGCGCGCTGTTGGCCAAGCGTGATGGCGCCGATGTGTTGAGCGAACAGAACCTGATGTGCGCCCGCAACGAAGACCTCTGCCAACTCGACGAACCGGTCAGTGACGGCGACGAAGTGGCGTTCTTTCCGACCGTGACCGGGGGCTGAACCATGGCCATTCGTGTGCAATCCACGGCGTTCGATCCGGGCGTCGAAGTCAACGCCATGCACGCCGCCAATGTCGGTGTCGGGGCGGTGGTGAGTTTTGTCGGCTACGTGCGCGACTTCAATGACGGGCTCGATGTGGCGGGGATGTTTCTTGAGCACTACCCGGGCATGACTGAGAAGGCACTCGGCAAGATCGCCACCGAGGCCGAGCAACGCTGGCCGTTGCTCAAGCTGGAAGTGCTGCATCGCATCGGCGCTCTGGAACCGGGCGAGCCGATCGTCTTCGTCGGCGCCGCCAGCGCTCACCGTCAGGCGGCGTTCGACGCCTGCGCCTTTGTCATGGACTACCTGAAAACCCGTGCGCCGTTCTGGAAAAAGGAAAACACCAGCGATGGCGCGCGTTGGGTTGAGGGGCGTGACAGCGATCATGCGGCGGCGGATCGCTGGAAGCAGTAACTTTGGTCGGTACGTTCAAATACGCCTTCGCGGGCAAGCCCGCTCCCACAGGTATTGCGCCGTGCACACATCATGTGAACGCCACAACACCTGTGGGAGCGGGCTTGCCCGCGAAGAGGCCATCCGCAACACCTAATATCCTCCAGACCCACCTCCCGACTATCGCCCGGCGATTTCCCCCAATTGACGCCTGATACATAAAAGTCCAGTATGGAATTATAAGTACAAAAAAGGCGTTCCCCCCGTTTCTGCTCTTTCTTCTGTCTTGCCAAACCAACAACAACCCGCGAGAGAACGAACATGAAGAAATTCCCCCTCATCACCGGTCTGGCCCTGAGCCTGTTGGCGTGCAGCACCTTGTTCGCCGCCGATAAAACCCTGCGCATCGGCATCGAAGCGGCTTACCCGCCGTTCGCGTCCAAAACCGACAAAGGCGAAATCGTCGGTTTCGACTACGACATCGGCAATGCCCTGTGCGCGCAGATGCAGGTCAAGTGCGTCTGGGTCGAAGGTGAGTTCGATGGCCTGATTCCTTCCCTGAAGGTGAAGAAAATCGACATGGCGCTGTCGTCGATGACCATCAACGAAGACCGCAAGAAGTCAGTGGATTTCACCCACAAGTACTACTTCACTTCATCGCGTCTGGTGATGAAGGAAGGCGCGGTCGTCGATGACCAGTACGCCAGCCTCAAAGGCAAAACCGTCGGCGTGCAGCGTGCCACCACCACCGACCGCTACGCCACCGAGGTGTTTGAACCGAAGGGCATCAACGTCAAGCGCTACGGCAACAACGAAGAGATCTACATGGACCTGGCGGCCGGTCGGCTCGATGCTATTTTTGCCGACACCATCCCGCTGAATGACTTCCTGTCGATGCCGCGTGGCAAGGGTTATGCCTTTGCCGGCCCGGAGCTGAAGGACCCGAAATACGTGGGTGAGGGCGCCGGGATTGCGGTGCGCAAGGGCAACAGCGAGTTGGTCAGCCAGCTGAACACGGCCATCGACGGTATTCGCGCCAGCGGCGAGTACCAGAAGATTTCGGACAAGTACTTCAAGTCCGATATCTACGGCGATTGATAGAACGCATTCGCGAGCAAGCCCGCTCCCTCACTGGTTCTATGTTGAACACAAACCTTGTGTTCAATGGAGATCGAATGTGGGAGCGGGCTTGCTCGCGAAAGGGCCCGTTGGCTTATTCAAAACTCTGGAAATTGCTCGAATTTAATCCCTTCTTAACCGCCTTATCGTTTATTTCCCGACATCTATTCCGCGCATCCCGGGCTCTCCAAGGTCCGGGCCAGCGTGTAGACTTCCGGTCAATCGATATCTAGAAGGGAAACGCAATGAGCGAGGAAACGATGCGGTTGGGCCGTGAGCGGCGCTATCTGGTGTTGCTGGGCATCATCTG
Proteins encoded in this window:
- a CDS encoding ABC transporter substrate-binding protein yields the protein MKKFPLITGLALSLLACSTLFAADKTLRIGIEAAYPPFASKTDKGEIVGFDYDIGNALCAQMQVKCVWVEGEFDGLIPSLKVKKIDMALSSMTINEDRKKSVDFTHKYYFTSSRLVMKEGAVVDDQYASLKGKTVGVQRATTTDRYATEVFEPKGINVKRYGNNEEIYMDLAAGRLDAIFADTIPLNDFLSMPRGKGYAFAGPELKDPKYVGEGAGIAVRKGNSELVSQLNTAIDGIRASGEYQKISDKYFKSDIYGD
- a CDS encoding PhoH family protein, producing the protein MDDHGRSSSSNQPILYVLDTNVLIHDPNALLNFEEHHVAIPMTVLEELDKLKSGHHSVAAECRQAIRLIDKTLGDASPEDVELGVPIQRGKSGPKGLLSILMSKRAEPNIILPEHLNDNIIINQLIDLHAREPKLPVVLVTKDINMRLKARACGIAAEDYSTDQLVDDVSLLPNGYHTMDGSFWDRVKDVETRQDHGRTWHQVKMIDNLPAVHINEFIIDEQGFVGWIKEIDEDKLLILDLHQEPLLHQEAWGLKPRDIYQSLALYALLDPDIHLVNLTGAAGSGKTILALAAAIEQTMVSKRYRRIIATRSVQGLDQEIGFLPGTEAEKMEPWLGAITDNLEALHMDDENTHGSVDYILSKVPLQFKSLNYIRGRSFQQSLILIDECQNLTPHQMKTIITRAGAGSKVVCLGNLAQIDTPYLSATSSGLTYLTERFKDFPNGVHITLQGVPRSILAEYAESHL
- the moaD gene encoding molybdopterin converting factor subunit 1 → MNVTVKFFARYREALGVDSVKVEGDFATVDDVRALLAKRDGADVLSEQNLMCARNEDLCQLDEPVSDGDEVAFFPTVTGG
- a CDS encoding polysaccharide deacetylase family protein, encoding MRIVFLFSAWLLSFGAVAAPGDVATLDRSTWPEQLSSPTLFDVASRAEILMFARVLLASESLDEASLAQRLGLRTINLDSVNNLRQRLWQRLLTNYNFAQQSCDQDASFCFLVEDMATLREQAAKFQVSEDSYYIKWAEPSRLFHAQYLDEQLRKAALFPQTSSEVDRFGDYERNGESMHDRLFLLSFDSAANAAPDNTAWVTEYLRKANMTGTFFVLGKDVQARLGERSVASLQATYAAQCIGVQGWEFRSHSHWQDWQDSVRRSAELVRSKLPENYVPLFRPPDGQRRSDAEGFFRSQGLQVALWDIDAQDGAGKLKANQSAQRVLTLMLLWRHGVINFNIKQDGVKTAMPWLITQTAPSGIGWEDCQDGFR
- the moaE gene encoding molybdopterin synthase catalytic subunit MoaE, which gives rise to MAIRVQSTAFDPGVEVNAMHAANVGVGAVVSFVGYVRDFNDGLDVAGMFLEHYPGMTEKALGKIATEAEQRWPLLKLEVLHRIGALEPGEPIVFVGAASAHRQAAFDACAFVMDYLKTRAPFWKKENTSDGARWVEGRDSDHAAADRWKQ
- the moaC gene encoding cyclic pyranopterin monophosphate synthase MoaC — protein: MLTHLDSQGRANMVDVTDKAVTFREATAQALVRMLPETLQMIVSGGHPKGDVFAVARIAGIQAAKKTSDLIPLCHPLMLTGVKVELSAEGDDTVRIVARCKLSGQTGVEMEALTAASVAALTIYDMCKAVDRGMTIESVRLLEKLGGKSGHFQADQP